One Solea senegalensis isolate Sse05_10M linkage group LG21, IFAPA_SoseM_1, whole genome shotgun sequence DNA segment encodes these proteins:
- the LOC122758117 gene encoding fibropellin-3-like, producing MEDYACLCATEGVRYMGKNCDELYDACSFAPCADCTSRPGTTQYHCVCPHGLTGDNCTEEVDECQSNPCSGPRSMCVDQQNGYFCRCPAGFGGRGCSTHVTDCVDGPCKNNGTCVLRPEGFHCHCAPGFQGRTCEEDVNECLSEPCQNGAICIDGVAEFHCFCVPGFQGHNCEIDINECVSRPCENNATCINEKDHYE from the exons ATGGAGGATTACGCCTGCTTATGTGCCACAGAAGGCGTTCGATACATGGGCAAGAACTGCGATGAACTCTATGACGCCTGCTCTTTTGCACCATGTGCAGACTGCACCAGCAGGCCTGGTACCACACAGTACCACTGTGTCTGCCCACATGGACTAACAGGTGACAACTGCACAGAGGAGGTGGACGAGTGTCAGAGCAACCCCTGCTCTGGACCTCGCTCGATGTGTGTGGACCAGCAGAACGGATACTTCTGCAGGTGTCCTGCCGGGTTCGGAGGACGCGGCTGCAGCACGCACGTAACCGACTGCGTCGACGGACCCTGCAAGAACAATGGGACTTGTGTGCTACGACCAGAGGGCTTTCACTGCCACTGTGCACCAGGGTTCCAGGGGAGGACTTGTGAGGAGGACGTGAACGAGTGTCTGTCAGAGCCTTGTCAGAACGGAGCCATCTGCATCGACGGAGTGGCAGAGTTCCACTGCTTCTGTGTGCCGGGGTTTCAGGGCCACAACTGTGAGATTGACATCAACGAGTGTGTGTCACGGCCCTGTGAGAACAACGCCACGTGCATCAATGAGAAGGACCACTATGAGT GA